Sequence from the Helianthus annuus cultivar XRQ/B chromosome 13, HanXRQr2.0-SUNRISE, whole genome shotgun sequence genome:
CGCCCACCATGAATGGAAACATCAATACCTGGACACCATCTGATTTTCAGATCTTTTAACAAGGCGAGATTCTTTAGCTCAGGTAATGACACCAGACGTTTACAATCACTAATTGACAAAAAGGTGAGGTTTGATAGCTGAAGCTCTGGAAGTGACACAATATGTGGGCATCCTATTATATCCAGGCTGGTGAGGTGAGTGGAGTTGCTCAATTCACTGATTGATCTTAGATTTTCCCATGTATCAATATATAGGGTTTCAAGCATTGGCATGCTTGTGTTGTTGATTTTTCcctcaagtttatcacaattTTCTATACAAAGTGATTTGAGCTTATTCCCTCCTTCTTTTGGGAGGTGGACATCTGTAATAACTGAACAATCAACAATTCCCAAACTCTCAATGCTATTTGGACAGCATAAACGCTTTATGCTTCTACAAGAGTATACATGCAAACTTCTAAGAGAAAACAGGGTGCTGCTCCCAAAATTGTCATCCTCCTCTTTCTCTTCTAAACTTACCAAACCTGAACATCTCAGTAAACTCAATACCTTTAATCTCACAAGAAGCTTACTTGCCTCTGTTTCTGATTCCCACAAGTATTTTATTTCATTACATCCCCCGATTCTTAATTCttcaacttccttaagatacctTATAACCCCTCTCCACACCTCATATGTAAGCCCTGAGATAGAATCTATTTCCAACTTAGTGACTGATGAAGCTACCTGAACCAGACTTCTCAACACACCATCACCACATCCCACTATTTCAAGAACCTTGAGTGAAGGCAGTGCTTGAAGTGAGACATGAATCAATTGTGGACAATTCTTTACATAAAGCTCTTTAAGGCATGGAAACACTGCTGCTGAACTCTCATTTATAGTTGACCATCCCTCCCATCCAGACATATCTTCAAATCTTAGAACTTCAAGTGAACGGAAGGCGTTAACATCATTTCCGGTTAACTCCAAACCTATGATTTTAACCTCATCCATGCCTTGAATCTTCAACCTCTTAAGAGAATGGAGCAACCCAAACGGGGGTAGAGATGTGCATTTTCTACAACCACGTATTGACACATTAACCAACTCATGAAAAGAGCGATCACCAACCCAATTTGAAATTTGTGTTCCCCCGTATGACACGATTGAAAGCGTTTTCAACGTATCACTATTAGGTTTCAGCTCATTGAGAACTTCCTCTTTAAGTGTATCCATCCGTGAGCCGTCAAACACATCAACCCATTGCAGCTCTAATCCAGTAATCTTTTTTAGAGATAAGTTCGCCTCCCGTGCATGCTTTGCGCTTTGCACTTTGTGCAGTCCCTCGATGGAAACTTCCCCATGGAGATTTGTTAATCCCTTGAGCTCATTTATTGCAAAGCCATCATCTCCTTCAATGATGATCTTGGTGAGAGTTTGAAGGCTTTCCAATTCACCAATCCCCAATGGCAGCTTCTCCAACGGAGTACCTCTTATGTCAAAATGTCGTAACCTTTTAAGATTTAAGAAGCTTTTAGGCAGCTTAGTTAAAAACCAACACCAAGAAAGAATCAATGTTTGTAAATTATAAAGGTTGCCAACATTCTCCGGTAACTCTTTTATATTAGTTC
This genomic interval carries:
- the LOC110900310 gene encoding putative disease resistance protein At3g14460 — its product is MDTLKEEVLNELKPNSDTLKTLSIVSYGGTQISNWVGDRSFHELVNVSIRGCRKCTSLPPFGLLHSLKRLKIQGMDEVKIIGLELTGNDVNAFRSLEVLRFEDMSGWEGWSTINESSAAVFPCLKELYVKNCPQLIHVSLQALPSLKVLEIVGCGDGVLRSLVQVASSVTKLEIDSISGLTYEVWRGVIRYLKEVEELRIGGCNEIKYLWESETEASKLLVRLKVLSLLRCSGLVSLEEKEEDDNFGSSTLFSLRSLHVYSCRSIKRLCCPNSIESLGIVDCSVITDVHLPKEGGNKLKSLCIENCDKLEGKINNTSMPMLETLYIDTWENLRSISELSNSTHLTSLDIIGCPHIVSLPELQLSNLTFLSISDCKRLVSLPELKNLALLKDLKIRWCPGIDVSIHGGRWPPKLCSLTLEGLKKKPISEWGDLNFPTSLVDLTLYGEPNVRNFSQLSHLFPSSLTSLDITGFDNLESLSTGLQHLTSLQHLTIYSCPKLNDLPETLLPSLLSLRIPNGCPKLKERCSGRGSHYWPLISHIPCIDN